The following proteins are encoded in a genomic region of Streptomyces sp. NBC_01723:
- a CDS encoding TetR/AcrR family transcriptional regulator, with amino-acid sequence MQTATPEQRKVSRPRADALRNRERIVTAAREMFVEHGPEVPLDEIARRAGVGNATVYRNFPDRDALVREVVCSVMDRTARAAELALAETGDAFEALERFVHASADERISALCPMVSSTFDQHHPDLEAARERVERLVAEVMDRAKAAGQLRNDVGVGDLMIAAAQLSRPPAGTGCLSADRFVHRHLQLFLDGLRAPARSVLPGSEVTMEDLRRPCDQ; translated from the coding sequence GTGCAGACCGCGACCCCCGAGCAGCGCAAGGTGTCCCGGCCCCGTGCCGACGCTCTGCGCAACCGGGAGCGGATCGTCACCGCCGCCCGGGAGATGTTCGTCGAGCACGGCCCCGAGGTGCCGCTCGACGAGATCGCCCGCCGGGCCGGCGTGGGCAACGCCACGGTGTACCGCAACTTCCCCGACCGCGACGCCCTCGTCCGTGAGGTCGTCTGCTCGGTCATGGACCGCACGGCACGGGCGGCCGAGCTGGCCCTCGCGGAGACCGGTGACGCGTTCGAGGCGCTGGAGCGCTTCGTGCACGCCTCCGCCGACGAGCGGATCAGCGCCCTGTGCCCCATGGTCTCCAGCACGTTCGACCAGCACCACCCCGACCTGGAAGCGGCGCGCGAACGGGTCGAACGACTCGTCGCCGAGGTCATGGACCGGGCGAAGGCGGCCGGTCAGCTCCGTAACGACGTGGGCGTGGGCGACCTGATGATCGCCGCCGCCCAGCTGAGCCGGCCCCCGGCCGGTACGGGGTGTCTGAGCGCCGACCGGTTCGTCCACCGCCATCTCCAGCTGTTCCTGGACGGACTGCGGGCGCCGGCCCGCTCCGTCCTGCCCGGCAGCGAAGTGACCATGGAGGATCTGCGCCGGCCCTGCGACCAGTAG
- a CDS encoding M6 family metalloprotease domain-containing protein: protein MQAQPPSRRIRPRRLAAIGTVGVLTLALSTSASTGGLAPGTAGAGPAALSRSSAHGPCMISGGPEIQMSEGVPTSAGYAPSTGTVRALNLMIDFSDAPGEGEALDRFAEFFPKTEEWFRTSSYGRLDYRPETPVRDWLRMPKSFAEYAIERGAPFEPGYRKMVQDLVATADAEVDFRSYDLLNVLVTPNAGPSALDTVLSVTFAGNADAPVADGVPVANASFVYSRQDDGSGSYDETGYRVLPHENGHVFGLPDLYTQDGGGAVGHWDIMSEDWGANNDLLGWHKWKLGWLDPSQVHCAAAAGTTEYTLTPLARRGGDKLVVVPLDGESGYAVELRTQAGNDETVCRPGVLVYKVDADVDTGMGPVKVYDSQRDSGGCTRGPNVHAELSDAAFTPGETFQDPARDVTIKVAGADGNGDHRVRVTRGERD from the coding sequence ATGCAGGCGCAGCCGCCGAGCCGACGCATACGTCCGCGCCGGCTGGCCGCGATCGGGACCGTCGGCGTCCTGACCCTCGCGCTCAGCACCTCGGCGAGCACCGGCGGCCTCGCGCCCGGCACCGCGGGCGCCGGACCGGCCGCCCTCTCCCGCTCCTCCGCGCACGGCCCCTGCATGATCAGTGGCGGACCCGAGATCCAGATGTCCGAGGGCGTCCCGACCTCCGCCGGCTACGCCCCCTCGACCGGCACCGTCCGGGCCCTGAACCTGATGATCGACTTCTCCGACGCGCCCGGCGAGGGCGAGGCGCTCGACCGGTTCGCGGAGTTCTTCCCGAAGACCGAGGAGTGGTTCCGCACCAGCTCCTACGGCCGCCTCGACTACCGCCCCGAGACCCCCGTACGGGACTGGCTGCGGATGCCGAAGTCGTTCGCGGAGTACGCCATAGAGCGCGGCGCCCCCTTCGAACCCGGCTACCGCAAAATGGTCCAGGACCTCGTGGCGACGGCCGACGCGGAGGTGGACTTCCGCTCCTACGACCTGCTGAACGTGCTGGTCACCCCCAACGCGGGCCCGTCCGCCCTGGACACGGTGCTGTCCGTGACCTTCGCCGGGAACGCCGACGCCCCGGTCGCCGACGGCGTCCCGGTGGCCAACGCGTCCTTCGTCTACTCCCGCCAGGACGACGGCTCCGGCTCCTACGACGAGACCGGCTACCGGGTGCTGCCGCACGAGAACGGCCACGTCTTCGGGCTCCCCGACCTCTACACCCAGGACGGCGGGGGCGCCGTCGGGCACTGGGACATCATGAGCGAGGACTGGGGCGCCAACAACGACCTCCTCGGCTGGCACAAGTGGAAGCTGGGCTGGCTCGACCCCTCCCAGGTGCACTGCGCCGCGGCGGCCGGGACGACCGAGTACACGCTGACGCCGCTGGCCCGCAGGGGCGGCGACAAGCTGGTGGTCGTCCCGCTGGACGGCGAGTCCGGCTACGCGGTGGAGCTGCGCACCCAGGCGGGCAACGACGAGACGGTGTGCCGGCCGGGTGTGCTGGTCTACAAGGTCGACGCGGACGTCGACACCGGCATGGGCCCGGTGAAGGTCTACGACTCCCAGCGCGACAGCGGCGGCTGCACCCGCGGTCCGAACGTCCACGCCGAACTCTCCGACGCCGCCTTCACCCCGGGCGAGACCTTCCAGGACCCGGCCCGGGACGTCACGATCAAGGTGGCGGGGGCGGACGGGAACGGCGACCACCGGGTGCGGGTCACCCGCGGCGAGCGGGATTAA